In the genome of Arachis stenosperma cultivar V10309 chromosome 6, arast.V10309.gnm1.PFL2, whole genome shotgun sequence, the window CAGTATTTGAACTTATTCCTTGTAATGGTTCCTTCTGAATGGTTGCTTTTATAGTTTCTTACCATTTAATTAAACAATTGACTACGTGTGCATTTTTTATCAACACATTTTGTCTATGCACTTTAAAAGCTATAGTACATTGTATATATTTTGTTCCCTTAACTAACACATCTTATCATACCATGAGCAATTCATTAACATCACTATTTATCTATATCAATAGATAACACACCATGTTATAAACAATTAGTTTTAATGGGACATGGAGAACGTCATATTAGAATAGTTTCTTCCACTTGCTAAAATaacaattttatatatattatatgtttatATCAACACATTGTGTCTATGCATTTTATAGTTTATAGTACACTGTATATGTTGTTTCTTTAACTATAACAGCTTTCCATACCATAGCAAATTATTAACACGACTATTTGTCTATATCAACAAGTAACACTCCATGTTAATGAACAGCTAAGTTTAATGAGACTTGGAGAGGGTAATCTCAAAAGAGTTCAAAACTTCTACGATGATCTTTGCAACTGCAGATCCCTGGTTCAAATCCTCAACACCCAACCATCGGCCCTGCAAAGATACTTGACTTATCCTAGTAAAACTGGATGTTGTACCACATAACATCCTACAAAAATCCACGATATCaatttaatcaaaattattAAACCATGTCGCATAACTTTAACATGCATGACTGTAGATAATAAAAAACACATGTTATGTATAAGAGTACATGCTTCTAAACCCAGcaactttaatttcaatgtcAAAAGGCAACTTTGATACATAAAAATGACTCTGCATCGACGTAGTACCTATTTCACAACATCGAGGTTAGTTATAATTTGCATATTATAACTTGTAAAGTACATATTATGTTAGGATAAATTGTTAGCTTCTCAATTTTATTAACCCTTACCATTTCACCTATGTGCTTTAAAATATTGAAACACCATAATCAATGGCTTTAATCTCCCATCTTCAACATGAGGGAGAATGAGATCTACCATATCACCAAACAAAATACAGTTGATACGGTTGTTTCTGACATTTTGATGAACACCAACACATGGTATACTACTCTCCATAAAATCTAAATAGTcaaaatgtaaaaataaaataaatttatttcatAACATACTCTAAGTTTTGCAGGATTACCACCAAACCTTTAGTCTTCATCCTTTTGCTAGTAATCAAATCCCTTAGATCTTCCTTCCCAACAACTTCGACTATTAAATCTACGTAACATTCCAACATGGACATACCACTTGTTAGTACTTTTACAATGAATGAGCAAGTATAAATTTGCTttgaaagaaaagaaacttCTCACCAAATAGTTCAGATTCTTCGACTTTCTCAACTGTCAAGAGCTCTCTGCAATGGAATTAAGGTGCCATGCGACCAGAGAAAAACTTGGGTTTTGGACATGATTCACAATGGTCCTATGGGTAAAAACCAAGATCCACTTAAAAGTGACTTGTCTTCTTGTTCTTTCCATGTCGAATAATAAAGTTGCTCATGGTATACATCTAAAACTCAGTTATGTCACGACTCCATTTCTTAAAAATGGGCATAGGGACTGAGGCGTGCATCCTTGTCCCCTGCGATTTTTTCAAGTAACATATAAATACAGTATTTGTTGTCAATGTTCCAGATGTAGTGATAAAGaataactaataaaagaaaaccTATCTCAGTTAGTTAGCATACCTTGCTATCTTGAAGCACCATTTCGATCGAGAAAATCTCTTTCTGGCCAAACTTGCTAAGGACTTCCCATTTTCTAACAACATATACCTTAAAGTTCCATGCTTACTTCTTCGCATTCACATCAGCAAAGAAATCATATATTTCTCCTATTGGGTCCAAGGTTTTGCTGGAGAAACTTTGAAAAGGAAGCACATGAAAACTTTTAGTGAGAAAAGAATATGACTGGATGTGAAGTCTGTGTATCTTTTTGGCATGTAGCTCCACTTTTTAAAACATATTATTCTGATAGGGATAGCTTTTATACATACAGACTTTTATATATAAAGGGattttatatatactaaaaaaagTACAACTTTGTGATGCCAAGTGTCGATCATAGGCAGCATCCACTTGTTAAGCATCGAGACTACTACTAGTTAGCATTTATATATAAAGagattttatttatattcaatatatatactcggtcaaattcaaattaaactTACTCtgataataaaagagaaaaattataCAACTTTTTTTATTCAGGAAAACTATACAACCTTTTTGAGTGCTTTAAATTGTTCAACAATAATTCTTCAAACATGCAGGCTAACCCCAAAAAGAGCTCTTATACAATTCTAGCCCCCAATTAAAAGTGAATAAATAGGCCAACGAGCTATAATTTAAATGGCATAATCTCTTCCTTCCTACTTAGGGGTCTTATGTTCGAGTCCTACCGGCTGCAATCGATCGAAAAAATATCCTAGTTGTTGCTGTAATGTATGGTGGGTGTGTCAATGTGTTGTGTGGTAGCTATCTAGGATTGGGAGAAAAGGCAAGGTATactataaaaatagaaaatactgGACTAAAAGAAGGTTGACCTCGAACCAAAGCAACGAAATAATGTTGACcataaaaatgagaaaaataaggccGACAATGGATATAATAGGATAAGGTTTGTGCTCAATCCTAATTTTATACCTGAGttaaaaatcttcataaaatttaattttattgttaaaAATCTCTTAACTCTAATCCTATCTACACTCTAAAGTTCTCCACCAAATTGTATCTTATTCTATCCGTAATAAAATCaatttgttttatatattagtttattttaaatagaatttatgaaaaaataaatgttTATAATATTAGTTAAGGTGATTGGTTTACTAGttctacaaaattttaaaaaggagaGTACATGGGTTTAATTCCCATCTActtcactatatatatatatatatatatatatatatatatattaggaaTGCGGGTTGTTCTGGTAGAATTTATTCTAATCCTGCTCAAATTTCAATTCGATATGTGAATCAAATTGAATACTCACAAATAGAATTAATATTATCAGCCCTAGAGAGAAGGAGAGTTTTGTTGAAGTCAATTATTCATATTTAAGAAAGAGAGTTTTGTTGAAGTTAATTATTCATATTTTCTAGACCAACGAAATACTtgaccgaaaaaaaaaaaaagacccAAACTTTAATAATTCATCCTTTTGTGACcctataataataatttatctaTACTAGTCAAcactttatttttatattattagaatttatgatttaaaatctTAAGTTTagcattaaaaatataaaattggcaaatattgataaaaaataataaattttattctcaATGAAAtattattctaataataataataataataataataataataataataataataataataatataaaaaggaaaaatgaatgttttaattgtttttttttttatttttaatagaattCGAACTCGTAATATTTACTTAAGCggataaataaattaattatttggtTAACCTAAATTGATCTAATATTACTACATAGTTAAGACTAGGATTAATAATGTGTTGTTGACGAAAAGATAGAGTAATATGCTATGTGATCATGAATAATCAAATCTTGTTTAATTTGGCAATTGCTGCTTAGCATTTCTAGGTTAGGACATGACACACGAGCTTGTCAACGAAACAAACTAGTTCTGAGTCTACCATATGTTTTCTTGAACTTCCGCTGCTGGTAAATCAAACTCAACTTTTTCTTTACTTTGCTCCCCTTTtaatttttacttattttttctttttacatttTTAAACTCAGCAAACAAAATGGGTTACATTAATTAATTCATCTATGAATCTCGGTTGATTATGGGTCTATGGCATTACGAATCAATGAAGATATTATGGTTGCGTTTGAAAGAGAGGTTGAAActaaaaaagagataaaaagataaaaattaaattaaatttttgtattatatttagtataaaatatactgaattaaattatattttaatattatatttaggTTTAAGATAAATAGAAAGATTGAGGGAatagatttaaaaaattaaatgaaaatattttttaaaagaaatattattaaaatttttgtttatatccCTTTTTTTGGAGATATTGAAgagattaaattttgtttttggactaaaattttaattttagtctcTGACCACTAAACATAATATTAAGTCTCAATTTCCTAATTTTAATTTCAGACTCTGAAAATAAATGTTACCTACTAGTTATTAATTTAGTATTAACCcatattaaatatattctaagaacatataaataaataagactaagtacgattttggtctcTAAGGTATTGGTTAAAAACTTTTTTCGtcccaaaattttttttatacaaaattgtCCCTGAAATTTaacttgattttaaaattatccttACTTTAGAGACCAAAATCATATTGAGATGGAGCTGAGACAGAAGTGAATCGTGAataacttcttcttcttctttccttcctCCTTGttcttttttccttcttcttcttcccttcttccttCTCAGGAGCAGAaacactttctttcttttattttttattatttattttttttgttatgggtaatttggtccaaaattttaagggtaaagtactaaattggtcATTTGGGCGTAATTCTATTTTGGCACTTAAGGCTTAAAATGTCCTATTTGAAtctaaaaaatttcatttagcTTTTATGTAGTTTCACCGTaaggtcaaagttaaataattaacagaATGTCCTATATGACAGTAGTACAAGAATAAGGTCGATAATTTAGAGAGCAAGTACAAGTTCTAAAAGCACAAAATCTACCGTGgatgcatcaatacatttatttctCATTCTCCTTacttttatgaaaaatatttcatttaaattataagaaaaatgataaataaatgtattgatacATCCACGGTTGATTTTATGGCTCTGGAGCTTGTACTTGTTATCCAAATTATTGAATTTGTTCTTGTACTGCTGTCGTGTAAGACAttctattaattatttaattggACTACATTGAacttaaatgaaatttttttggattcaaatagaaCACTCTAAATCTTAAGGACCAAAATAAGATTACACTCAAACGTAAGGgaccaatttaatactttatctaaattttaatatttaaataaaaaagataattttaaaacttaGAGACTGttttaaatgtaaaaaaaaaaaaaaaaagagtagaGATGAAAAAAGTTTTCAGGATCTACCTTAAGCACCAAAATCATTCATCACCCAAATAAATATATGCTAAAAATAGTAAGTTAAACTTTTCTATATACAATAAATTTTCCAAACAAAAGAAGCAACTGGCATTTCAGTTGAGGGTTCAACTACTTTTCTTTGCATGCTAACTAAGCAGATGaaataatatatcaaaataacTCAACTCACCAACTTTGTACTTCCATCTTGCAAGAACTACTCATCAAGCTGAGATGGGAAGCCTCTCGGTACTATTATCTTTCGTTCAATAATATCATTATTTTGCATGTTTAATTAGTAGCTAGATGCCATTGTTCAAAGTATTTTCATATTCATATATGTTAGGTTGACACATCCAATTTACAAAAGAGTAGTAGTAGTGCTACACTTGTTTGCACTCCTGTTCTTGGAACCACCGTTAATGAGATGTTGGTTGATATGGCAAGAGCCAAGGAAATTGGTGCTGATCTTGTTGAGATTCGCCTTGATTATTTGACAAACTTCAACCCAAGATTCCATCTCCAAACCCTCATCAAGCAGTGTCCTTTGCCCACTATTGTCACCTATAGGTACACACTCAAACTCAATTTGCACAATCCAAGATTTGATTCCTTACATGTTCTTTGAATAAGAATttcaatttttgtgattgtgcTCATTTTTCAGACCGAAATGGGAAGGCGGTCGATACGAAGGAGATGAAAACAGAAGACAGGATGCTCTTAGCTTAGCAATGGAATTAGGGGCTGATTACATTGATGTTGAACTTCAGGTAcctacttttttatttaataaggTTTTCTTGGTATCTAtagtttcatcaaatttttaaataggtctctatattttttttcttttcaattggaCTTTTACACTAGAAATGAcctaattgaaagaaaaaaaagtatagagacttaattataaatttagtaaaactataaggaccaacaaaataattaaacatttaGTAAATAATAAGACATTCAtgagatttttaattttagacaATAAAGGGTACTTTAGTACACAAGCATCCGGCGTTAATGCAGGTCCAAGAAAGGGTCACACCTTTTTGTAACGGAAATGTTTGATAACCAAAGAAAATCAGCAAAAAACAGCTGTAACTTATCTTATTTAGCATTCATTAATTGTTGCGACAATTAATAAATGCTAAATAAGGCAAGTTCTGACTGTTTTTTTGTCTCCCTAGCATTACCCTGTTTGTAATGTAGACAACCTAACTTGATAATTGAATAGGTTGCTAATTCTATGACTTGTTGCAAGTTTTAATTTGTTAATGATTCCAACCTTTGTATACAGGTTGCTCATGAGTTCAACAGTTCCATACATGGAAAGAAGCCTGATAATTTCAAAGTCATAGTTTCTTCACACAACTTCCATGACACTCCATCCTCTGAGGCAATTGCCAATCTCATAGCAAGAATACAATCCACCGGAGCCGACATTGCAAAGATAGTGACCACTGCATCAGACATTACTGATTGTGCCCGAATTTTCCAAATCACTGTCCATTCCCAAGTAAGTCATGCATAATTGCAATCCATGTGTAGCAAGTAGGAACTAATTTGATTGACCATATTATATATACCATGAAAAAAAATGCCAGATCCCAACCATAGGAATCGCACTAGGCGAAAGGGGATTGCTTTCGCGATTACTTAGCCCGAAGTTTGGTGGTTATCTCACCTATGGTGCACTAGATGCAGATACTGTCTCGGCTCCGGGACAAACCACAGTAAAGGATTTGCTAGAATTGTACAATTTCAGGCTTATAAAACCAGATACTAAAGTGTATGGAATTATAGGAAAGCCGGTTGGACACAGCAAGAGTCCGCTTTTGTTCAATGCAGCCTTCAAATCAGTTGGGCTGAATGCAGTTTATATGCACTTCT includes:
- the LOC130933520 gene encoding bifunctional 3-dehydroquinate dehydratase/shikimate dehydrogenase, chloroplastic-like is translated as MGSLSVDTSNLQKSSSSATLVCTPVLGTTVNEMLVDMARAKEIGADLVEIRLDYLTNFNPRFHLQTLIKQCPLPTIVTYRPKWEGGRYEGDENRRQDALSLAMELGADYIDVELQVAHEFNSSIHGKKPDNFKVIVSSHNFHDTPSSEAIANLIARIQSTGADIAKIVTTASDITDCARIFQITVHSQIPTIGIALGERGLLSRLLSPKFGGYLTYGALDADTVSAPGQTTVKDLLELYNFRLIKPDTKVYGIIGKPVGHSKSPLLFNAAFKSVGLNAVYMHFLVDDVEKFFNTYSSPDFASGCSCTIPHKEAALKCMDEVDHIAKKIGAINNIVRRPDGKLIAFNTDYIGAVTAIEDGLRALEGAKPAPGSPLSGKLFVVLGAGGAGKSLAYGASQKGARVVVANRTFERAKELANKVGGKSLPLCEVENFHPEEGMVLANTTSVGMKPNMDQTPIPKHALKHYCLVFDAIYTPKDTRLLREAKEAGAAIVYGTEMLIRQGFEQYKNFTGLPAPEELFRQLMEKHA